The following proteins are encoded in a genomic region of Thalassophryne amazonica chromosome 5, fThaAma1.1, whole genome shotgun sequence:
- the bri3bp gene encoding BRI3-binding protein has protein sequence MKTIRSVAVFLVLLVSLLCVAESARSRTNNQNSFRRAANGVYQTLSSVFGEDNIRALHKFFSKTTERFVHGVDSFLDTIWKIWTDLLDVMGIDSSNISHYFYLTSLTNSPARILLLIAMILVAYWVLSMFLEGFFYLLHGVFGRFFWLVRVILFALSCLYILQKFESDPERTVLPLCFITALYFMTGPVGVYWRRGGGAGSLEEKIDHLDTQIRLLNIRLSRVIDSLECTSEQ, from the exons ATGAAGACAATCAGGTCGGTGGCGGTGTTCTTGGTGCTTTTGGTGTCTCTGCTGTGCGTAGCTGAATCTGCCAGGAGTCGAACCAACAACCAGAACAGCTTCCGACGGGCAGCTAACGGTGTCTACCAGACTCTGAGCAGCGTGTTCGGCGAGGACAACATTAGAGCCTTACATAAG TTTTTCTCCAAGACAACAGAGCGGTTTGTCCATGGTGTGGACTCTTTTCTTGACACCATCTGGAAGATCTGGACAGATCTGTTGGATGTAATGGGCATTGACT CATCAAACATCAGCCACTACTTCTACCTGACATCTCTCACTAACTCCCCGGCTCGTATCCTGCTCCTCATCGCCATGATACTTGTGGCCTACTGGGTCCTCTCCATGTTCCTGGAGGGTTTCTTTTATCTTCTGCATGGCGTCTTTGGACGCTTCTTCTGGCTGGTGCGCGTCATTCTTTTCGCCTTGTCTTGCCTCTACATCCTACAGAAGTTTGAGAGTGACCCTGAGCGCACAGTGCTGCCACTGTGCTTCATCACGGCGCTGTACTTCATGACAGGGCCTGTGGGAGTATACTGGCGTCGGGGAGGTGGAGCAGGTTCACTGGAAGAAAAAATCGACCACCTTGACACTCAGATCAGACTGCTCAACATCAGGCTGAGCCGTGTCATAGACAGCCTGGAATGCACCAGCGAGCAGTAG